AAAACCGCAGGCTATTCTGATTGCGCTGGGATGGGCGCTGAAGGGCGATGGTTCGTTGATTAAAGAGTACACCGTCGTGGCGTTGCAGGGGCTGACACTGGCGCTGTTTGTCTTTTTCATGTGGGTTGCGTCCCGTGGCATGAAATCGCTGAAAATTGTTGGGTCAGTTGCAGGCATCGCGATGTTTGTGATGTCCATTTTGTATGTCGTGATGGCGGTAACTGCGCCTGCAATTACGGATGTGCAGATAGCGACAACTAATATCACCTGGGAATCGTTTATCCCGCACATTGATTTTACCTACATTACCACGATCTCCATGCTGGTCTTTGCCGTGGGCGGCGCGGAGAAAATTTCGCCATACGTTAATCAGACACGTAATCCGGGCAAAGAATTTCCGAAAGGGATGCTCGTTCTGGCTGTTATGGTGGCGGTATGTGCGATTCTCGGGTCGCTGGCTATGGGAATGATGTTTGACTCCCGGCATATTCCAGATGACCTGATGACGAATGGTCAATATTACGCCTTCCAGAAACTGGGTGAGTATTATGGTATGGGTAATTCGCTGATGGTTATTTACGCGATTGCCAATACGCTGGGACAGATTGCGGCATTGGTATTTTCTATTGATGCACCGCTTAAAGTTCTGCTGGGTGATGCTGATCGTAAATATATTCCCGAGAGCCTGTGTAAAACCAACGCTTCCGGTACGCCGGTAAATGGTTATATTCTGACGCTGGTGCTGGTGGCGATTCTGATTATGTTGCCAACACTGGGAATTGGCGACATGAACAATCTGTATAAATGGCTATTGAATCTTAACTCTGTCGTGATGCCATTGCGTTATTTATGGGTGTTTGTGGCATTCATTGCCGTTATTCGTCTGGCGCAAAAATATAAATCAGAATATGTCTTTATTCGCAACCGATCGCTTGCGATGACCGTGGGGATCTGGTGCTTTGCCTTTACCGCATTTGCCTGTCTGACCGGGATTTTCCCGAAAATGGAAGCCTTCACCCCTGAGTGGACATTCCAGCTCACGCTGAATATTGTGACGCCATTTGTGCTGGTTGGACTGGGATTGATTTTCCCGTTACTGGCGAGAAGAGGGCGTTAAGGCAGAGTCAGGTGGGTAACGTATCTGTTACCCACCATAAAACTCAATACATCACTTTATGTCCATATTGCTCGAGAATACCCTTCACGCGCTCCATGGTCTCTTTCTTCGGCGGCTTAACGCCGTCGAGTTTGTACTCTTCGCCCATTGCCACCCATTTGTGTTTGCCCAGCTCGTGGTAAGGCAGCAGCTCGATTTTTTCAACGTTGCCCATATCGCGGGTAAATTCGCCAAGGCGGTGTGCGGAGTCGTCATCGTCAGACCAGCCAGGTACGACAACATAGCGGATCCACACTTTGATGTCTTTGTTGGACAGGTAACGCGCGAACTCGAGTGTACGATGATTAGACACACCCACCAGATTCTGATGGATTTCATCGTTCATTTGTTTGAGATCGAGCATGACCAGGTCGGTGACTTCCAGCAACTCATCGATCACCGGATCGTAGCGGCGAACAAAACCGTTAGTATCCAGACAAGTATGAATACCTTCTTTTTTACAGGCCCGGAACCAGTCACGTACGAATTCAGCTTGCAAGATAGCTTCGCCGCCAGACGCTGTCACGCCGCCTCCGGAGGCGTTCATAAAGTGGCGGTAGGTCACCACCTCTTTCATTAATTCGT
This window of the Citrobacter freundii ATCC 8090 = MTCC 1658 = NBRC 12681 genome carries:
- the pflA gene encoding pyruvate formate lyase 1-activating protein, which translates into the protein MSVIGRIHSFESCGTVDGPGIRFITFFQGCLMRCLYCHNRDTWDTHGGKEVTVDELMKEVVTYRHFMNASGGGVTASGGEAILQAEFVRDWFRACKKEGIHTCLDTNGFVRRYDPVIDELLEVTDLVMLDLKQMNDEIHQNLVGVSNHRTLEFARYLSNKDIKVWIRYVVVPGWSDDDDSAHRLGEFTRDMGNVEKIELLPYHELGKHKWVAMGEEYKLDGVKPPKKETMERVKGILEQYGHKVMY
- a CDS encoding amino acid permease, whose amino-acid sequence is MAGVQEKQLRWYNIALMSFITVWGFGNVVNNYANQGLVVVSSWIFIFALYFIPYALIVGQLGSTFKEGKGGVSTWIKHTMGPGLAYLAAWTYWVVHIPYLAQKPQAILIALGWALKGDGSLIKEYTVVALQGLTLALFVFFMWVASRGMKSLKIVGSVAGIAMFVMSILYVVMAVTAPAITDVQIATTNITWESFIPHIDFTYITTISMLVFAVGGAEKISPYVNQTRNPGKEFPKGMLVLAVMVAVCAILGSLAMGMMFDSRHIPDDLMTNGQYYAFQKLGEYYGMGNSLMVIYAIANTLGQIAALVFSIDAPLKVLLGDADRKYIPESLCKTNASGTPVNGYILTLVLVAILIMLPTLGIGDMNNLYKWLLNLNSVVMPLRYLWVFVAFIAVIRLAQKYKSEYVFIRNRSLAMTVGIWCFAFTAFACLTGIFPKMEAFTPEWTFQLTLNIVTPFVLVGLGLIFPLLARRGR